The Streptomyces sp. NBC_00483 genome contains the following window.
CGTCGATGGCGACGCCGCACGTCGCGGGCGCCGCCGCCCTCGTCAAGCAGCGCCACCCCGACTGGACGGCGCAGCAGGTCAAGCAGGCGCTCGTCGCGTCCGCCGATGCCGACATCCCCGGTGACACCCGGGAGACCGGCGGCGGCCGGCTCGACGTGAAGGCCGCCGTCGACCAGAAGGTCCTCGGCGCGGGCGCCGTGCAGGGCGGCACCTTCAACTGGCCGCAGGACAGCAGCGACCGCACCACCGTCCAGGTTCCGTACACCAACACCACTGACAAACCAGTGAAGTTGAGCCTCGACGTCGACGGTGTCACCGGCAACGACGGCTCCGCCGTGAAGTCCCCGGTCGCCCGGCTCGGCGCCCGGGCGGTCACCGTCCCGGCGGGCGGCACCGCCCAGGTCCCGCTGACCGTCGACCCGACCGCACACCTCACGAAGGCCCAGTACGGCGACGTCACCGGCCGGATCCTCGCCACCGGGCCGGGCGGCGTGCACCTGAGCACCCCGTTCTCGCTGTACGTCCAGCCGGAGACGGTCACCCTGCGCGTCAAGGTGGTCGACCGGCAGGGGAATCCGGCCACCGCCGGTTCCTCGCTCGACCTCGTCGGCACCGACGACGCGTCCGGCGAGCGGCGCGTCAACGACGGCGCCGCCGACCAGACGTACCAGGTCAGGCCGGGTGCGTACGCCCTGTCGGCGTTCGTCGCGACGCCGGAGACCGAGGGCACGCTGATCGGGTCCGCGACGTTCCTGGGGCGTCCGCAGCTGAACCTGACCAAGGACACCACCGTCGTCCTCGACGCCCGCAAGGCCCACAGGCTGAGCGTGCAGACGGACCGGGAGAGCGAGGTGCGCGGCGCCACCCTCGGGTTCGCCCGCACCTTCGGCGAGGACAACTGGCTGCACGCGGCGAGCATTCAGGGATCGCGCACCGTGCGCGGGTACTACGCCGATGTCCAGGGCGAGGTCCGTGACGGCGACTTCGAGTTCGACAGCTTCTGGCGCGCGGCCGCCCCGCAGATCAGCGAGTTCGGTGTGGTCGACGGGCCCGCGCTGCACCCGGTGACCGGCTCCACGAACTCCTCGAACCTCGACGGTACGGGGACCTCCGAGGTCGTCTCCGCGGGGGCCGGGACCGCCGATGAACTGGCCGCCGCCAAGGGCAAGTTGGCGTTGGTCAAGCTGCCCGAGGGCGGCTCCGCGAGCACGGTCGCGCAGGCCGCGATCAAGGCGGGCGTCAAGGGGGTCGTCCTGTACCGGGAGGCCGCGGGCCGCTGGTACCCGACCGTCGGCTTCGTCGGCGCGCAGATCTCGATGCTCGGCCTTGAGAAGGCGGAGGGCGCGGCGCTCGCCGGGCGGATCGCGGCCGGGACCACGACACTCCGCTGGAAGGCGACGGCGAAGAGCCCGTACGTGTACACGCTCGCGTTCCCCGAGACCGGGCAGATCCGCGACGACCGCGGCTACCGGGTGTCGGACCGGAACCTCGCCACGAACAAGGCCACGTACAAGGCGATGGGCGCGGCCACGGACTACGTCGACCTGCCGTCGGTGTCCCGGCCCACCGGACTGACCACATCCTTCGGGGACTTCGCCCTGGTCGCCGCGCCGTCCACCCGCACCGAGCTGTACTCGCCCGGTGCGACCGGCTACGGCCACCAGGTGTCCAGCAGCTTCCCGTGGGGCGAGTTCATGATCGACCCGGTACGGACGTACGAGAAGGGGGAGAAGCGCGCCGAGGAGTGGTACGGCGGCGCGATGGCCCCCACCACGCCGCTCGACGCCTCCGGCAAGCAGACGCTCGCCGCGGAACGCCAGGGCAACCTGATCGGCGTCGCCCCCGGATTCTGGGGAGACGGTGAACACCAGGGCGTCCAGGGCTCGTTCGGCGACATCGGCGGCGTCGAGCTCAAGCGGAACGGGGAGACCGTGGGCTCCTCCGGCTGGCCGTACGGCGCCTTCACGGTCCCGTCCGGAGACGCGGCGTACGAACTCACGCTGAACACAATGAAGTTGAACGGCGGCAAGACCTGGCTCCGTTCCCCGCAGACCACGACGACATGGTCGTTCCGCTCGCGCGAGGAGGGGAACACGTACTCGCAGGGCATCCCGCTGCTCTTCCCGCGGATGACGTTCCCCGAGGACGGCATGAAGACGCTCGTCGCGAAGGACGGCCAGAAGGTCGCCCTGACGGCGACGGGTCACGCGGGCTACGAGCCGGGCGCCCTGACGAAGGCCGCGCTCTCGTACTCGTACGACGGCGGGGAGACCTGGACCGAGGCGAAGACCTCGAAGCGGGACGGCAAGTGGACCGCGACGGTCGACCACGCGGGGGCCTCCGGCAAGCAGGTCACCCTCAAGGTCCAACTGACGGACGCGAAGGGCAACTCGGTCACGCAGACGGTGAACCGGGCGTACGACGTGCATTAGTTCGGACGCTCACCCGATCCGGTCCGCCGGGTGGTCCTCCCGTGGGGGGTAGGGCCGCCCGGCGGGCCCATTTCGGTGGGCTTTTCCCGATGCCCCGTTTTCGTACGGCCCGTGCCGTGGACAATGAGGGCATGAGCCAGCAGGGGGAGAGGCCCACCGGTCACCCGGCCCAAGGGGACGACTGGTGGGGGAAGTTGTACGACAACGAGGCCGCCGCCGAGGACACCGGGCCCACTCCGGCCCCGGACACCCTGGACGACCGCTTCAGCTCGGCCGGCGCGGTCGCGTCCCCGCACTCTCCGCCGCCCCCGGCCCCACCGGCCGTCGACGACCCACCCGTGCCGGAGCCCCGCCACGCCCCGTACCCGGAAACACACCACGTCTGGACCACCCCACCCGTCCCGGACGAACCCGGCGCCGACGCACCCGAGGCGGAACCACCGCCACCTCCGGAAGCTGCGCCACCCCTGCCGGAGGCTCCGCCCCCGCCCGAAGCCGCGCCACCCCTGCCGGAGACGCCTCAGTCCGCAGCCGTGCCGCCCCTGCCCGAAGCGCCTCCCCCTCCGCCGGAAGCACCCCGCGTAGAAGCCCCACCGGCCCCTCCGGAGGCACCCCCACTCCCGCCGGAGGCTCCTCGCGCCGAAGAGACCGACCCGGCCCCGCCGCAAGCGGACCCCGTCATCTACGTAGGCGACGGTCCGCCCACCTACGACGCCGAGCCCAGCGCTCTTCCTCTCGCCGATCCGGAGGATCTGGACGATCTCGTCGCGGACACCGTGCTCGACGGGGCGCGGTGCGGGGTGTCGACCTTGCGGGCCGTGTCCGTGCGGGGGGACTCCGCGCGGTACCGGGGCGAGCTGCGGCGCGACAGTCTGCTCACCGCGCGGTTCGGGAGCGGGTCCACGGCGCTGATCCTCGTGGCGATGGCCACCGGCGCCCGCGCCACGCCCGGCGCGCACCGGGCCGCCGCCGAGGTCTGCGAGTGGATCGGGCGGGCCGTCGGGCTCAGCCACACGCGGCTCGCGGAGGACGTGCGGGCGGGCCGCAGGGGCGACCTCAAGTCGGGCCTGCACCGGCTCACCGACCGCAGCCTCGGCAAGCTGCGGGCCGGCGCCACCGAACAGGGCCTGGACCCGGAGCAGTACGCCGCGACGCTGCGCTGCCTGCTGCTGCCCGCCGACCCGGCGTGCCGCACCCGCGTGTTCTTCGGCGTCGGCGAGGGCGGACTCTTCCGGTTGCGGGACGGGGAGTGGCGGGACATAGAGCCGAGCGTCGCCGAGCAGAGCGGCGAACCCGTCGTCGGCTTCGGTTCGACGCCGCCGGCCGAGACACCGGACGGCGACCGGCTCACGATGGACCTCAACATCACGACGCCCCCGAGCCCCTACGAGCCCGCGCCCCCGCCGCCCCGCGACGCCTTCCGGTTCCGCGCCTCCGTCGCCCGACCGGGGGACACGCTGCTGCTGTGCTCGCCGGGCCTCGCCGAACCGCTCCGCGGAGAGCCGGATCTCGCCCGCCACCTGGCGAACAGGTGGGCGGACGCCGATCCTCCGGGTCTCGCCACGTTCCTCGCGGACACCCAGGTCCGGGTGAAGGGATACGCCGACGACCGAACGGCTGCGGCCGTCTGGGAGGCGTGAGCACGCCCCGTATGAATTCATGGAACACGGAAGAGCTGAGAAGCAACGCGGAGACCGGGTTCCGAAAGGGCGCGTGAGTCATGGCCAAGCAGAACGTCGCCGAGCAGTTCGTCGACATCCTCGTCCGCGCGGGCGTCGAGCGCATGTACGGAGTCGTGGGCGACAGCCTCAATCCGGTCGTCGACGCGATCCGGCGCAACGACGCGATCGACTGGGTCCACGTACGGCACGAGGAGACCGCCGCCTTTGCCGCAGGCGCGGAAGCGCAGGTCACCGGAAAGCTGACCGCGTGCGCCGGGTCCTGCGGGCCCGGCAATCTGCACCTCATCAACGGCCTCTACGACGCCCACCGCTCGATGGCCCCGGTCCTCGCCCTCGCCTCGCACATTCCGTCCAGCGAGATCGGCCTCGGCTTCTTCCAGGAGACCCACCCCGACCGGCTGTTCTCCGAGTGCTCGCACTACAGCGAGATGATCTCCAGCCCGAAGCAGATGCCGCGCGTCCTGCAGACCGCCATCCAGAACGCCGTCGGCCGGTCCGGCGTCAGCGTCGTGACCCTCCCCGGCGACGTCGCCGACGAAGCCGCGCCCGAGACGTCCATCGAGACCGCGATCGTCACCTCCCGGCCGAGCATCCGCCCCGGCGACGCCGAGATCGACAAGCTTGTCGAGCTGATCGACGAGGCCGGCAAGGTCACCCTGTTCTGCGGCAGCGGCACCGCGGGCGCGCACGCCGAGGTCATGGAGTTCGCCGAGAAGATCAAGTCGCCGGTCGGCCACGCGCTGCGCGGCAAGGAGTGGATCCAGTACGACAACCCGTACGACGTGGGCATGAGCGGGCTGCTCGGGTACGGCGCCGCGTACGAGGCCACCCACGAGTGCGATCTGCTGATCCTGCTTGGCACCGACTTCCCGTACAACGCCTTCCTGCCGCAGAAGGACGTCAAGATCGTCCAGGTCGACGTGCGGCCCGAGCACCTCGGCAGGCGCTCCAAGCTGGACCTCGCGGTCTGGGGCGACGTACGCGAGACGCTGCGCTGCCTCACGCCGCGCGTGAAGCCCAAGTCGAACCGCAAGTTCCTCGACCGGATGCTGAAGAAGCACGCCGACGCGCTCGAAGGCGTCGTGAAGGCGTACACGCGCAAGGTCGAGAAGCACACCCCCATCCACCCCGAGTACGTCGCCTCCGTCGTCGACGAACTCGCCGCCGAGGACGCCGTGTTCACGGTCGACACCGGCATGTGCAACGTCTGGGCGGCCCGCTACATCTCGCCCAACGGGCGCCGCCGCGTCATCGGCTCGTTCTCGCACGGCTCGATGGCGAACGCGCTGCCGATGGCGATCGGCGCCCAGTTCACCGACCGGAACCGGCAGGTCGTCTCGATGTCGGGCGACGGCGGGTTCTCGATGCTGATGGGCGACTTCCTCACCCTCGTCCAGTACGACCTGCCGGTGAAGGTCGTCCTCTTCAACAACTCCTCTCTGGGAATGGTCGAGTTGGAGATGCTGGTGGCCGGGCTCCCCTCGTACGGGACGACCAACAAGAACCCCGACTTCGCCGCGATCGCCCGCGCCGCCGGTGCCTACGGCGTCCGCGTCGAGAAGCCGAAGCAGCTCGCGGGCGCGCTCAAGGACGCGTTCAGGCACAAGGGGCCCGCGCTGATCGATGTCGTCACCGATCCCAACGCCCTGTCCATCCCGCCGAAGATCAGCGCCGAGATGGTCACGGGCTTCGCCCTCTCCGCCTCGAAGATCGTCCTCGACGGCGGAGTGGGCCGGATGGTGCAGATGGCCCGCTCCAACCTCCGCAACATGCCGCGTCCCTGAAGCCTCCGCATCACACCGGCCGCAGCCGCAGCGTCAGGATCTGGAACGGGCGCAGGGACAGGGCGAGACCGGCGTCCGAGGTGTCGGCCGCGTGCAGCGGGCGCTCCAGGAGGTCCGTCTCGTCCGCGCCCGCCACCGGGAACGCCGCCGTGAGCGTCGCGTTCGCACGCCCGCCCCGCGACTCGTAGAGCCGCACCACGACATCCCCGCTGCGGTCCTCCGCGAGCTTCACGGACTCCACCGTGACCGCCGGGTTGTCGACCGCGACCAGCGGCGTCACGGCGGGCGCGGGCGCGATCCGCAGCGGCAGGTTCAGGGCGAGCCCCTCCGCCACCGCGTCGCCGGTCGTCGCGCCCGGCAGCAGCGCGTACGTGAAGCGGTGCGTGCCCAGGTCCGTCTCCGGGTCGGGGGAGTGCGGGGCGCGAAGGAGCGTGAGGCGGACCGTGGTGCCGAGGCCCTCGTCGTGCGCGGCGCGCGTCACGTCGTGGCCGTACGTGGAGTCGTTGAGCAGCGCGACCCCGTAGCCCTCCTCCGCGACCCGCAGCCAGCGGTGCGCGCAGATCTCGTAACGGGCCGCGTCCCAGCCGGTGTTGGCGTGCGTGGGCCGGTTGACGTGGCCGAACTGGATCTCGGCCGACGACCGCTCCGCGTGCACGTCCAGCGGGAACGCCGCCTTCAGGACCTTCTCCGACTCCTGCCAGTCGATGTCCGTGACGACATCGAGGCGCCGGCTGTCCGCGGCGAGCCGGTACTCCTGCGTGATCCGGGACTTCCCGAAGTGGCGGGTGACGCGCACGGAGACCCGCAGCGGGCCCTCCTCGACCAGCTCCACCGACTCGGCGCGGGTGAGGTCGGTGCGGGTGTTTCGGTAGTGGGCGTCCAGGTCCCAGGCGTCGTACTGCGTGGGGTGGTCGGGGTGCAGTTGCAGCAGGTTGCCGCGGCTGCCGGGAGCGAGCGTCTCGCGGCCGCCGTCCCTCAAGTCCCGTACGGAGGTGAGGAGTCCGTCGCTGTCGATCGTCACGGTGAGGTGTTCGTTGGCGAGGATGATCGAGTCCGTCTCCCGCGTCGCCGCCGCGTGCGCGCCCGGTCCGTGCGTCTGTCCGGCGGCCTCGGTGAGGGAGCGGGCGCCGAGCCCATCGACGTTCACGTGCGTCAACTGCCCGTCGTGGGCGACGACTTCGCTGCGCGGGTACGGCGAGGCGTTGAGTGCCGACGGCGCGGACCCGCCGAGGCGGTGTACGGCTCCGGTGGTGATGTCGTCCAGTTCCGCGAGTACCTGGGCGTAGGTCTCCCGGGCCTCCCGGTGGACCCAGGCGATCGACGAGCCCGGCAGGATGTCGTGGAACTGGTGCAGCAGTACCGTCTTCCAGATCCGGTCGAGTGCGTCGTACGGATAGGCGTAGTCCGCGTCGTGCAGGGCGGCGGCCGTGCACCACAACTCGGCCTCGCGCAGGGCGTGTTCGGAGCGGCGGTTGCCCTGTTTCGTCTTCGCTTGTGTGGTGTACGTGGCGCGGTGCATCTCCAGGTACAGCTCGCCGGACCAGACGGGGGCCTTCGCGCCGTACTCCTCGTGCGCGGCCTCGAAGAACGCGGCCGGCTTCTCGATGTCGACGCGCGGCGATCCCTCCAGCGAGCGCAGCCGGCGCGCCTTCTCCAGCATCTCGCGGGTCGGGCCGCCCCCGCCGTCGCCCCAGCCGAACGGGACGAGGGAGCGGGACGCGCCGCCCTTCTCCGCGAAGTTCCGCTCGGCGTGGGCCAGTTCGTTGGCGTGGAACTGTGCGTTGTAGGTGTCCACGGGCGGGAAGTGCGTGAACACCCGCGTGCCGTCGATGCCCTCCCACCAGAACGTGTGGTGCGGCATCTTGTTCGTCTGGTTCCAGCTCAGCTTCTGCGTCAGGAACCACTTGGCACCCGCGAGCTTCGCCAACTGCGGGAAAGCGGCCGTGTATCCGAAGGAGTCAGGGAGCCAGATCTCCTCCGTCTCCACGCCCAGCTCGTCCTGGAAGAACCGCTTGCCGTGCACCAGCTGACGCGCGAGGGCCTCGCCGCCGGGCATGTTGGCGTCCGACTCCACCCACATCGAGCCGACCGGGGACCAGTTCCCGTCCGCGACCGCCTTCTTGATGCGCTCCCAGATGTGCGGCTGGTGCTCCTTCACCCACGCGTACTGCTGCGCCTGCGAGCAGGCGAAGACCAGCTCCGGGTAGTCGCGGGCCAGCGCCGTGACGTTCGCGAACGTGCGCGAGGCCTTGCGGACCGTCTCGCGCAGCGGCCACAGCCACGCCGAGTCGATGTGCGCGTGCCCGGCCGCCGAGACCCGGTGCGCGCTCGCGTGCGCGGGACGGGACAGCACCTCGGCCAGCTCGGTGCGGGCCGCCGCCGCGGTGCCGGGGACATCGTGCAGATCGAGGGCGTCCAGCATCCGCTCCAGGGCGCGCAGGATGTCGTGGCGCCTGGCCCGGTCCGCGTCCAGCTCGTGCATCAGCTCCGAGAGCACCTCGACGTCCAGGACGAGATGCCAGACCTCCTCGTCGAGTACGGCCAGATCGGCAGAGCGGAATCGGTAGTTGGGGCGATCCCCTGCGGTCAGTACGTCACCGAGGAAGGTGGGTTCGAAGTCCCGCAGCACCGTCGGATTGGCCGCCGCCTCGAGGAGCAGATGCACCGGCTCCCCGCCGGCCGCGCGCGCCGCGATCGTCAGATGCCGGTTGCGCGGGTGGATGCCCTTGAGGGGTACACCCGACGCGTCGTACAGCAGTCCCTCCGCCTGGAAGCCGGGCCCCTGCCCGGAGAATCCGGGGTCGACGACCGCCTCGACGTGCCGCCCCTCCCACTCCTCGGGCACCCGCCCCTCCAGGCGGAACCAACTCGTCGACCACGGCTTTCCCCACGCGGTGCCGGTCTCGAAGGGCTCGTACGTGCCGTCCAGGGCCTCGGCCACCGGAACCGGTTCCCCCGGTGCGTGCCAGACGCTCATGCTCAGCGGTACCCGCGCCCCGTACTGCGCGGGCCGCACGAATTGGCGCATCGCGCGGTCGAGTCGGCCTTCCACGAGGTGTCGGTCGTCGTGCACGGCGTCTCCTTCGGTGCTCCTGCGGTGCTGTTCGCTGCTCGTACTGTGCCGGTCCCCGGCGGCGTCCCCACGCTTCCTTACCCGGCGCGGCGCCGGACACCCCGGCAACTGGTGGACCAATCAACAAGCGTGCCGATCAGGCAGCGGGGCATTCATCCCCGTGTACGCGTTCGAGAGCACGCCGAGCGGCAGGAGGCCGGAGCGAGGAAGGCATCGCGAGCCGCGTGTGGGCGGGGGCCATGAAACGGCAGATACGAGGAGGGGGCGCCCCAGTGGGTGACAGGGGCTCCATGACGTACGAGAAGGGGGCCGCCGTGAGTACGGCGGATCGGGGGGACGGGCCGCCGAGGCAGCTCAAGCGCAAGCTCGGCAAGGCGGACCTGCGGGCCGTCCCGGAGGTGAGGCGCGCGCTGCGCGAACTCCTCCTGCACTGGGGAAGGCCCGGAAGATCGGAGGTGGCGGAGCTGCTGACCAGCGAACTCGTGACGAACGCGCTGGTGCACACGGACTGTGAGGCGGAACTCACGGCGACCGTGGGCTCGCGCTCCCTGCGGGTCGAGGTCCGCGACTTCGTCTCGCGCAGGCCCAAGCCACGCGTACCGCACGCCGACGACGGTACGCACGGAACCAATGGGCGCGGACTCATCCTGGTGCAGTCGCTCGCGGACGCCTGGGGCGTCGCGGCGCTCGGCCCGGGTGCCACGGGCAAGGTGGTCTGGTTCGAACTGGACGGCGGCGTCGTGTGATCCCACGACGCCGCCGTACCACGGACGGGCTCAACCGAGCTGCTGCTCAAGGTCCTTGAGCTTCTGCTCCAGAGAGTCGAGCCGGGGCAGCGCCTGCGTATCGTCCTCCGCCGTCAGATCGACGGTGACGGGCGCCTTCTGGTCACGGGACCTACGGATTCCCTTGACGGCCTGGAGGGAGGGGCGGGCGCGCAGCGGAAGCTGTTCCGGTGCGGGCGCCGCCTGCGGTAGTTCCGACTGCGGGGCCGCCCCCGATATGGCGGACTCCGGGCCGGGTTGTCCGGAGCTGCCGGCCTCCACCTGCCGGGGGTCGCGGGCGCCGAAACCCCGGCTCAGCGCCTTCAGTTGGGCACGCTCCAGCTTCTGGTGCTCGCGCTGGCGCATCCGGTTCTGCGTCTTCTCCCGCTTGTCCTCGCGCACCTCGTCCACGGCCTCGTCGAGGGTCCGCACATTCTCCAGGAGCATCAACGACCAGGCGCTGTACGTCTCCAGGGGCGCGCGCAGCCAGCGCACGATCCGGATCTGCGGCAACGGCCTCGGCACCAGGCCCTGTTCGCGCAGCGCCGCGCGGCGCGTCTGCTTCAGGGCACGGTCGAAGAGGACGGCGGCCGAGAGGGACATCCCCGCGAAGAAGTGCGGGGCGCCCGCGTGGCCCAGGCCCCTCGGCGCGTGCACCCAGTTGAACCAGGCGGCGGCGCCGGCGAACGTCCACACGAGTATCCGGGAGCCGAGCGCGGCGTCGCCGTGGCTGGCCTCGCGCACCGCGAGCACCGAGCAGAACATCGCGGCGCCGTCGAGCCCGAAGGGGACGAGGTACTCCCAGCCCCCGGACAGGTTCAGGTTCTGCTTGCCGAATCCGACCAGGCCGTGGAAGGAGAGGGCGGCGGCGACGGCGGCGCAGCAGAACAGCAGCACGTACGAGGCGGTGCCGTAGACGGCCTCCTTGCGCCTGCGGCGCTCCTCGGTGCGTTCCCACGAATCGTCGGAGAACATCCCCGCGTCCTTCTTGGCGCCCCCGGCGCGCCTGCCGCGCGCGAGCACTGCGACCGCCGCCAGCATGCCCAGGAGCAGTACGGCGCCCGGAAGCAGCCAGTCCAGCGATATGTCGGTCAGTCTCATCAAGGGTCCCTTGCATCGCGATAGGGCGGAACGGCGCCATATTGGCCCAGTCGCCCGACCCCGCAGGGGGTTTCGGGGCAAGAGAACGCCATTGGTGTGCAAGGGGGCGCGTAAAGCGGTCGTACGCTCGAACTCCCGCCGGGAAAACGGCAGTTGAGTTCGAATTACGTCACTCGAACGGGTGGTTCAGGCTGCCGCGGCTGCGGTGAGCCTGCCGACCCGGTCCGCGTCACAGGTACGCGGGCACGTCACACAGGTGTCCTGCGGGCGCAGCGTGTAGAACATGCAGCAGCTCGCGCGGTCGCGGGTGGGCAGCAACTCCCCGTCGGGGCCCGTCAGTTCGCGGAACGCGGCCTTCCCGACGTACGGCTTCGTGGCGCCGGGGAGCAGCGCCTCCAGGTCGGCCATGGCGCGCCGCTCCTCGCCGAGGAGGTGGCCGACGTACCAGAGGGACTCGACGATCTCGTCCGTCGCCATGCCCCACAAGGCGCGCGGGCCGCGCCGCATCCGCGGTCCGAAGCCGGCGAGCACGGGCTGAAGGTGCTCGGCGACGGCCGCGCGGACCTCGGCGCGCAGCGCCTCCTCGTCCGGGACGACGCGGGCGCCGGGCAGCTTCGCCGCCGGGTCGTCGGGGAGGCAGGCGAACTCGGTCACGTGGACGGCGAGCCGGCCGAGCGTGCGCTGGAAGGCGACCTCGGAGGCCGGGAAGCGGGGCACGCGGCGGTGCAGGAACCAGGGGAGGGTGATGAGCAGGCAGGCGGGCCAGGCGTAGCGGTGCAGGCCGAAGCTCGCGATCACGTCGGGGCGGGCGCCGGTGCCGTAGTCCTTGAGTACCTGTGCGTTGTCCCACGCGAGGAAGGCGTCGAGCGCGGCGCCGCCCTCGGCGAGCCGCTCGGTGTGCACCCAGCCCGCCCCCTCGGGCAGCGCCTGACCAGCGGGTACCTCGGTGACGCCCAGGCCCGGGAACACCTCGGTGAGGCGGGCGTACGCGGCCGAGACCGCGCTGGGAGGCGCGCCGAGCGCCGACGTGGTGAGGGGCATGAGGGGGCCACCGATTCCTGATCGTTTACAGGTAAGCCTTACCTTACCCGACCGG
Protein-coding sequences here:
- a CDS encoding DUF2637 domain-containing protein produces the protein MRLTDISLDWLLPGAVLLLGMLAAVAVLARGRRAGGAKKDAGMFSDDSWERTEERRRRKEAVYGTASYVLLFCCAAVAAALSFHGLVGFGKQNLNLSGGWEYLVPFGLDGAAMFCSVLAVREASHGDAALGSRILVWTFAGAAAWFNWVHAPRGLGHAGAPHFFAGMSLSAAVLFDRALKQTRRAALREQGLVPRPLPQIRIVRWLRAPLETYSAWSLMLLENVRTLDEAVDEVREDKREKTQNRMRQREHQKLERAQLKALSRGFGARDPRQVEAGSSGQPGPESAISGAAPQSELPQAAPAPEQLPLRARPSLQAVKGIRRSRDQKAPVTVDLTAEDDTQALPRLDSLEQKLKDLEQQLG
- a CDS encoding (2Fe-2S)-binding protein; translation: MPLTTSALGAPPSAVSAAYARLTEVFPGLGVTEVPAGQALPEGAGWVHTERLAEGGAALDAFLAWDNAQVLKDYGTGARPDVIASFGLHRYAWPACLLITLPWFLHRRVPRFPASEVAFQRTLGRLAVHVTEFACLPDDPAAKLPGARVVPDEEALRAEVRAAVAEHLQPVLAGFGPRMRRGPRALWGMATDEIVESLWYVGHLLGEERRAMADLEALLPGATKPYVGKAAFRELTGPDGELLPTRDRASCCMFYTLRPQDTCVTCPRTCDADRVGRLTAAAAA